The Manihot esculenta cultivar AM560-2 chromosome 11, M.esculenta_v8, whole genome shotgun sequence genome includes a region encoding these proteins:
- the LOC110626009 gene encoding probable xyloglucan endotransglucosylase/hydrolase protein 23, which translates to MDFLKSRVIRVVMVVGILSVVASAGNFNRDFEITWGDGRAKILNNGQLLTLSLDKTSGSGFKSKNQYLFGKIDMQLKLVPGNSAGTVTAYYLSSLGSAHDEIDFEFLGNLSGDPYILHTNVFTQGKGNREQQFYLWFDPTKDFHTYSVLWNPHTIIFFVDGTPIREFKNFESNGIAFPKSQPMWIYSSLWNADDWATRGGLVKTDWTQAPFTASYTNFNAQACIWYSGSSSCSKNPSNSSWLTQSLDTTGQARIKWVQKNYMIYNYCTDTKRFPQGFPPECSFA; encoded by the exons ATGGATTTTCTAAAGTCTCGAGTTATTAGAGTAGTTATGGTGGTGGGGATTTTATCAGTGGTAGCTTCTGCAGGAAACTTCAACAGAGATTTTGAGATTACGTGGGGAGATGGGCGTGCTAAAATCCTCAACAATGGCCAACTACTTACGTTGTCTCTTGATAAAACTTCTGGTTCAGGCTTCAAATCCAAGAACCAGTACTTGTTTGGGAAAATTGATATGCAGCTCAAGCTTGTGCCTGGAAACTCTGCTGGAACTGTCACTGCTTACTAC CTATCTTCCTTAGGGTCAGCACATGACGAGATAGATTTTGAATTCTTGGGAAATCTTAGTGGAGACCCTTATATTCTCCATACAAATGTATTCACTCAAGGTAAAGGAAACAGAGAGCAGCAATTCTATCTGTGGTTCGATCCCACAAAGGATTTTCACACCTACTCTGTTCTTTGGAATCCTCACACCATTAT CTTCTTTGTGGATGGGACTCCCATTAGAGAGTTCAAGAACTTTGAATCAAATGGCATAGCATTCCCGAAAAGCCAACCAATGTGGATATACTCTAGCCTATGGAATGCTGATGATTGGGCCACAAGGGGTGGCCTTGTCAAGACAGATTGGACCCAAGCACCCTTCACAGCTTCTTACACCAACTTCAATGCACAGGCCTGCATTTGGTACTCAGGCTCCTCTTCTTGCTCCAAGAATCCCTCTAACAGCTCATGGCTCACACAGTCACTGGACACCACTGGCCAAGCAAGAATCAAATGGGTCCAAAAAAATTACATGATTTATAACTATTGCACTGACACAAAGCGATTCCCTCAAGGATTCCCTCCTGAGTGCTCATTTGCTTGA